A genomic region of Arachis hypogaea cultivar Tifrunner chromosome 5, arahy.Tifrunner.gnm2.J5K5, whole genome shotgun sequence contains the following coding sequences:
- the LOC112799923 gene encoding replication protein A 70 kDa DNA-binding subunit C-like isoform X1 has product MCGKIQATVKKPLLNRFRDHIVEGQVYRMAYFSVVSNHGSYRATSHEFKLVFLHRTTVVAVDEDVIPKTCFNMFPFSELLNMTQDYDFLVDVIGLLTSVGEEKEYAREGKIVKMIALELTSKDLTVRCALFGDYVNQVNHFLASGYVEQPVVVIQLAKVKFFRGQVGLQNVMYATQMLFNPDIPEVVDFRQSMIEQGGSGTQPLFIANEGKVLSLEDDFMRLTRKCTIEELQDNNQEGSFIIFGAIQGIVEDGGWWYSACVCGKGIHPQNGAYYCDFCLKHITNVTPRFKIKVTVEDHTGEGIFLLFDREASYLLKKSCADLFTEVQRDASVICGDTYPPIFQGLIGKKLLLKVDTKGVPHDTFYGTFRVTRICDDSTIIAMFELPNYDADDESSPKKEHDLHKSVPAGKADVGIKKESSDSFIKTEKDAGDCAGMLCKFPVLIDFLAEKQPVISVGSEFVGLIDGEHGKEEKTPSNDTLSDDLSAEIDILLSSTEKETQELLSHVLEAPSQNGENLTHENHVVTSKSKRNLNPQFEEVAVDADGRGLKVAKVNGV; this is encoded by the exons ATG TGTGGAAAAATTCAAGCTACTGTCAAGAAACCACTCCTTAATAGGTTTAGGGATCATATAGTTGAAGGACAAGTTTATAGAATGGCATATTTTAGTGTTGTGTCAAATCATGGTAGTTATAGAGCAACTTCCCATGAATTCAAATTGGTTTTCCTTCACCGAACCACTGTTGTAGCTGTTGATGAAGATGTTATCCCTAAGACTTGTTTCAACATGTTTCCTTTTTCTGAGCTGCTGAACATGACCCAAGATTATGATTTTTTAGTTG ATGTCATTGGACTTTTAACTTCAgttggagaagagaaagaataTGCAAGAGAgggaaaaattgtgaaaatgattgCATTGGAATTaacttcaaaaga TCTTACAGTGAGATGTGCATTGTTTGGGGATTATGTTAATCAAGTAAATCATTTCCTTGCCTCTGGGTATGTGGAGCAGCCTGTTGTAGTTATTCAACTTGCAAAAGTCAAGTTCTTTCGGG GTCAAGTTGGTCTTCAAAATGTCATGTATGCGACACAAATGTTATTTAATCCTGATATTCCTGAAGTTGTTGACTTCAGGCAGAG tatGATTGAGCAAGGTGGCAGTGGTACCCAGCCACTGTTTATTGCAAATGAGGGTAAGGTTCTCTCCTTGGAAGATGACTTCATGCGTCTAACTAGAAAGTGCACTATTGAAGAGCTTCAAGATAACAATCAG GAGGGTTCTTTTATCATCTTTGGAGCAATCCAAGGTATTGTTGAGGATGGAGGTTGGTGGTATTCTGCTTGTGTGTGTGGAAAGGGTATCCATCCTCAAAATGGTGCCTATTACTGTGATTTTTGTTTGAAGCACATAACTAATGTTACTCCAAG atttaaaattaaagtgaCAGTTGAAGATCATACTGGGGAGGGTATTTTCCTTCTCTTTGATCGTGAGGCTTCCTATTTGCTTAAGAAATCATGTGCTGATTTGTTTACTGAAGTTCAAAGAGATGCAAGT GTTATATGTGGGGATACTTATCCTCCCATATTCCAAGGGCTGATTGGAAAGAAGTTGCTGCTCAAGGTTGATACCAAAGGTGTCCCACATGATACATTTTATGGGACTTTCCGAGTTACGAGAATTTGTGATGATTCCACCATCATTGCGATGTTTGAACTTCCCAATTATGATGCTGATGATGAGTCTTCTCCCAAAAAG GAGCATGACTTACACAAATCTGTTCCTGCTGGAAAAGCTGATGTTGGTATTAAGAAGGAGTCTTCTGATAGTTTTATCAAAACTGAGAAAGATGCTGGTGATTGTGCTGGGATGTTGTGTAAATTCCCAGTTCTTATAGATTTTTTGGCTGAAAAACAGCCTGTTATTTCTGTGGGGAGTGAATTTGTTGGGTTAATTGATGGTGAGCATGGAAAGGAAGAGAAAACTCCCAGCAATGATACTCTTAGTGATGATCTTTCTGCTGAAATCGATATATTGCTTAGCTCAACGGAAAAAGAAACTCAG GAGCTGTTGTCCCATGTTCTTGAAGCACCTTCCCAAAATGGAGAGAATCTTACCCATGAAAATCATGTTGTGACCTCCAAGAGTAAGAGAAATTTGAATCCTCAGTTTGAAGAGGTTGCTGTTGATGCAGATGGGCGTGGGTTGAAGGTTGCTAAGGTTAATGGAGTTTGA
- the LOC112799923 gene encoding uncharacterized protein isoform X2 — protein MRMWECLQHDVIGLLTSVGEEKEYAREGKIVKMIALELTSKDLTVRCALFGDYVNQVNHFLASGYVEQPVVVIQLAKVKFFRGQVGLQNVMYATQMLFNPDIPEVVDFRQSMIEQGGSGTQPLFIANEGKVLSLEDDFMRLTRKCTIEELQDNNQEGSFIIFGAIQGIVEDGGWWYSACVCGKGIHPQNGAYYCDFCLKHITNVTPRFKIKVTVEDHTGEGIFLLFDREASYLLKKSCADLFTEVQRDASVICGDTYPPIFQGLIGKKLLLKVDTKGVPHDTFYGTFRVTRICDDSTIIAMFELPNYDADDESSPKKEHDLHKSVPAGKADVGIKKESSDSFIKTEKDAGDCAGMLCKFPVLIDFLAEKQPVISVGSEFVGLIDGEHGKEEKTPSNDTLSDDLSAEIDILLSSTEKETQELLSHVLEAPSQNGENLTHENHVVTSKSKRNLNPQFEEVAVDADGRGLKVAKVNGV, from the exons ATGAGAATGTGGGAATGCCTACAACATG ATGTCATTGGACTTTTAACTTCAgttggagaagagaaagaataTGCAAGAGAgggaaaaattgtgaaaatgattgCATTGGAATTaacttcaaaaga TCTTACAGTGAGATGTGCATTGTTTGGGGATTATGTTAATCAAGTAAATCATTTCCTTGCCTCTGGGTATGTGGAGCAGCCTGTTGTAGTTATTCAACTTGCAAAAGTCAAGTTCTTTCGGG GTCAAGTTGGTCTTCAAAATGTCATGTATGCGACACAAATGTTATTTAATCCTGATATTCCTGAAGTTGTTGACTTCAGGCAGAG tatGATTGAGCAAGGTGGCAGTGGTACCCAGCCACTGTTTATTGCAAATGAGGGTAAGGTTCTCTCCTTGGAAGATGACTTCATGCGTCTAACTAGAAAGTGCACTATTGAAGAGCTTCAAGATAACAATCAG GAGGGTTCTTTTATCATCTTTGGAGCAATCCAAGGTATTGTTGAGGATGGAGGTTGGTGGTATTCTGCTTGTGTGTGTGGAAAGGGTATCCATCCTCAAAATGGTGCCTATTACTGTGATTTTTGTTTGAAGCACATAACTAATGTTACTCCAAG atttaaaattaaagtgaCAGTTGAAGATCATACTGGGGAGGGTATTTTCCTTCTCTTTGATCGTGAGGCTTCCTATTTGCTTAAGAAATCATGTGCTGATTTGTTTACTGAAGTTCAAAGAGATGCAAGT GTTATATGTGGGGATACTTATCCTCCCATATTCCAAGGGCTGATTGGAAAGAAGTTGCTGCTCAAGGTTGATACCAAAGGTGTCCCACATGATACATTTTATGGGACTTTCCGAGTTACGAGAATTTGTGATGATTCCACCATCATTGCGATGTTTGAACTTCCCAATTATGATGCTGATGATGAGTCTTCTCCCAAAAAG GAGCATGACTTACACAAATCTGTTCCTGCTGGAAAAGCTGATGTTGGTATTAAGAAGGAGTCTTCTGATAGTTTTATCAAAACTGAGAAAGATGCTGGTGATTGTGCTGGGATGTTGTGTAAATTCCCAGTTCTTATAGATTTTTTGGCTGAAAAACAGCCTGTTATTTCTGTGGGGAGTGAATTTGTTGGGTTAATTGATGGTGAGCATGGAAAGGAAGAGAAAACTCCCAGCAATGATACTCTTAGTGATGATCTTTCTGCTGAAATCGATATATTGCTTAGCTCAACGGAAAAAGAAACTCAG GAGCTGTTGTCCCATGTTCTTGAAGCACCTTCCCAAAATGGAGAGAATCTTACCCATGAAAATCATGTTGTGACCTCCAAGAGTAAGAGAAATTTGAATCCTCAGTTTGAAGAGGTTGCTGTTGATGCAGATGGGCGTGGGTTGAAGGTTGCTAAGGTTAATGGAGTTTGA